The following proteins are encoded in a genomic region of Polynucleobacter paludilacus:
- a CDS encoding class I SAM-dependent methyltransferase — protein MKITDINFYYVLKSFLFPISKERFIINVPKGGRILDVGCGNNSVKITSLINKYIFYTGIDIINHQSDDPNFEILVGDKNNFSNAINNLNSKYDLIVSSHNLEHCYDPYGVFLSMLDKLQSNGIMYVATPSYLSINYPTRDGVLNFSQDPTHINLISLNNLKRLITSDYEIILFNKRYRNFFYIVFGIPFEFISLALKKVIPGITWKFWGFEAIFIIRKN, from the coding sequence ATGAAAATTACAGATATTAATTTTTACTATGTCCTTAAATCCTTTTTATTTCCAATATCTAAGGAAAGGTTTATCATAAATGTTCCTAAAGGGGGGCGCATTCTTGATGTTGGATGTGGAAATAATTCAGTTAAAATTACTAGTTTAATTAATAAATATATATTTTATACTGGTATTGATATTATTAATCATCAATCAGATGATCCCAATTTTGAAATATTAGTTGGAGACAAGAATAATTTTTCTAATGCAATTAATAATTTAAATTCAAAATATGATTTAATTGTCTCATCTCATAATTTAGAGCATTGTTATGACCCATATGGTGTATTCTTATCAATGCTGGATAAATTGCAGTCTAATGGTATTATGTATGTTGCAACACCATCATATTTATCGATTAATTATCCAACGCGAGATGGTGTTTTAAATTTCAGTCAAGATCCCACACATATCAATTTAATTAGCTTAAATAATCTCAAAAGACTTATAACCAGCGATTATGAAATTATTCTATTTAATAAGAGATATAGAAACTTTTTTTATATTGTATTCGGAATTCCATTTGAATTTATATCACTAGCATTAAAAAAAGTAATCCCGGGTATTACATGGAAATTTTGGGGATTCGAAGCAATTTTTATAATTAGAAAGAATTAA
- a CDS encoding DegT/DnrJ/EryC1/StrS family aminotransferase yields MKNKLIRLSKSCIGPAEKEAVLRVLDDEHLGMGSYVQLFESKLETYFSRPVSCVSTGTAAIQLALEALGIGMGDEVLVPSLTYVATFQAISATGAQPVPCDVDPSNLLVNLNDAKFKITNKTKAIVPMFYGGNADIAMEVLDFANKFSLRIVEDAAHAFGSRCSGRLIGSFGDISCFSFDGIKNITSGEGGCVVSDDPKVIDYVNDARLLGVKRDTEKRYLGTRSWEFDVQNQGWRYHMSNIMAAIGIVQLARSGELSSSRQGIAKKYDDALRGEKAVTIFKKNYDEIVPHIYPILLNGKFDRRAIQEKLLEAGVQTGVHYQPNHTLSYYKSNYPLPVTELLYPKLLTLPLHPELDDGDIYYVVDQLKKILG; encoded by the coding sequence TTGAAAAATAAATTAATTCGTTTATCTAAGTCATGTATCGGGCCCGCAGAGAAAGAGGCTGTCTTGCGGGTCTTGGATGATGAACATTTGGGCATGGGGTCCTATGTGCAGCTCTTTGAGTCCAAATTAGAAACCTATTTTTCTAGACCAGTTTCCTGCGTATCAACGGGAACAGCTGCAATACAGCTTGCACTTGAAGCTTTAGGAATTGGTATGGGTGATGAAGTTTTGGTGCCTAGCCTTACTTATGTTGCAACTTTTCAGGCAATTTCGGCTACAGGGGCACAGCCGGTTCCATGCGACGTTGATCCCAGCAATCTACTTGTTAATTTGAATGATGCGAAATTTAAAATTACAAACAAGACAAAAGCCATAGTGCCTATGTTTTATGGGGGTAATGCTGATATTGCTATGGAAGTTCTAGATTTCGCTAACAAATTTTCATTGAGGATAGTCGAAGATGCTGCTCATGCTTTTGGTAGTAGGTGTTCAGGGCGGCTTATAGGTTCATTTGGGGATATTAGTTGTTTTAGTTTTGATGGAATTAAAAATATCACTTCTGGTGAGGGTGGCTGTGTGGTATCAGATGATCCGAAGGTTATTGATTATGTTAATGATGCAAGATTGCTTGGGGTTAAAAGGGATACGGAAAAAAGATATTTGGGTACTAGAAGTTGGGAGTTTGATGTGCAGAATCAAGGGTGGCGATATCATATGAGTAATATTATGGCTGCTATTGGCATCGTTCAATTAGCTAGATCAGGCGAACTATCATCAAGTAGGCAGGGTATTGCTAAAAAATATGATGATGCTTTAAGGGGTGAAAAAGCAGTCACTATATTTAAAAAAAATTATGATGAAATAGTTCCTCACATATATCCCATATTGCTAAATGGTAAATTTGATAGGAGAGCCATTCAAGAAAAATTATTGGAGGCTGGCGTACAAACAGGCGTACATTATCAGCCCAACCACACTTTAAGCTACTATAAAAGTAATTATCCATTGCCAGTTACTGAACTCTTGTATCCAAAGTTGTTGACGCTACCATTGCATCCGGAGTTAGATGATGGGGATATTTATTACGTAGTGGATCAGCTAAAAAAAATATTAGGGTAA
- a CDS encoding dTDP-4-dehydrorhamnose 3,5-epimerase — MGSVVLVDKIKVTPLSTISVKGGDVQHILKKDSGNFHGFGEAYFSSIEFNSIKAWKKHRQMTLNLVAPVGNILFIFIDPSNGYIRKEIIGEGNYKLLTVPPGIWFGFKGLKAGKNLLLNLANIAHDPEEIDRVDIDEFKVDWTEK, encoded by the coding sequence ATGGGCTCTGTAGTTTTGGTGGATAAAATAAAAGTAACCCCCTTAAGTACTATTTCTGTCAAGGGTGGGGATGTGCAGCATATTTTAAAAAAAGATAGTGGAAATTTTCATGGCTTTGGGGAAGCATATTTTTCAAGCATTGAATTTAATTCAATAAAAGCGTGGAAAAAACACAGGCAGATGACATTGAATTTGGTGGCCCCTGTCGGAAATATTTTATTTATTTTTATTGACCCATCCAATGGATATATTAGAAAGGAAATTATTGGAGAGGGCAATTATAAGTTGCTAACAGTTCCGCCCGGCATATGGTTTGGTTTTAAGGGGTTAAAAGCTGGTAAAAATTTATTACTCAATTTGGCCAATATAGCGCACGATCCAGAGGAAATCGATCGTGTTGACATAGATGAGTTTAAGGTGGATTGGACTGAAAAATGA
- a CDS encoding HAD family hydrolase → MPKIKAVLFDMDGVLIDAKDWHYEALNQALSLFGMEISRYDHLVTYDGLPTKKKLEMLTLERGLPRALHNFINDMKQEFTFQLGYAKCKPTFNHQYALSNLKARGYKMAICSNSIRKTMEVLIERAAITDYFDFYISNEDVKEAKPNPEMYVTAINRLGFRPEECLILEDNENGIKAAKASEAHLLVVGDVNDVNLENITNRIAEIEGQA, encoded by the coding sequence ATGCCTAAAATTAAAGCGGTCTTATTTGATATGGATGGTGTTTTGATTGATGCCAAAGATTGGCACTATGAAGCACTTAATCAAGCCTTATCTTTATTCGGCATGGAAATTAGCCGTTATGATCATCTAGTTACTTACGATGGTTTGCCAACTAAGAAGAAGCTAGAAATGTTGACTCTTGAGCGTGGTCTGCCAAGAGCACTTCATAACTTTATTAACGATATGAAGCAAGAGTTCACATTTCAACTGGGGTATGCTAAATGTAAACCTACTTTTAACCATCAGTATGCTTTATCTAATTTGAAAGCTCGCGGTTATAAGATGGCTATATGTTCAAACTCAATTCGTAAAACAATGGAGGTTCTTATTGAAAGAGCTGCTATTACAGATTACTTTGATTTTTATATCTCCAATGAAGATGTCAAAGAGGCTAAACCCAATCCTGAGATGTATGTGACGGCTATTAATCGTTTAGGATTTAGGCCTGAAGAGTGTTTAATTCTTGAGGACAATGAGAATGGCATTAAAGCTGCTAAAGCATCAGAGGCGCATCTATTGGTTGTTGGTGATGTCAATGATGTTAATTTGGAAAATATCACTAATAGGATTGCAGAAATTGAGGGGCAAGCATGA
- the rfbF gene encoding glucose-1-phosphate cytidylyltransferase — translation MKVLILAGGFGTRLGEYTTMIPKPMVNIGDRPILWHIMKTYAYYGHCDFNIALGYKAEVIKNYFLNYSILNSDFSIHTKSQKIETHNRVDEDWKITLVDTGLDTMTGGRLKRMRNFIGNEPFLLTYGDGVADVDINSLISFHKSHGKLVTVTAVRPAARFGELGISKFGQVTSFQEKPQVGEGWINGGYFVIEPAFLDFIDGDKTVLERDPLEAVAQNRQLMAFPHTGFWQCMDTKRDRDYLEDCWGSGKAQWKIWT, via the coding sequence ATGAAAGTTCTAATATTGGCTGGAGGGTTTGGAACTAGACTGGGAGAGTACACCACAATGATTCCGAAGCCGATGGTAAATATAGGTGATAGGCCTATTTTGTGGCACATTATGAAAACCTATGCTTATTATGGGCATTGTGACTTTAATATCGCATTGGGGTATAAGGCTGAGGTAATCAAAAATTATTTTTTAAACTACTCCATTTTAAATTCAGATTTTAGTATTCACACCAAATCTCAGAAAATTGAAACTCATAATAGAGTTGATGAGGATTGGAAAATCACTCTTGTTGATACTGGTTTGGACACTATGACTGGTGGCAGATTAAAAAGGATGAGAAACTTTATTGGCAACGAACCTTTTTTATTAACCTATGGAGACGGTGTTGCTGATGTCGATATTAATTCGTTAATAAGTTTCCATAAAAGCCATGGAAAGTTGGTTACTGTTACCGCAGTGAGGCCTGCTGCAAGGTTTGGAGAGTTAGGTATTTCCAAATTTGGTCAGGTAACTTCCTTTCAAGAGAAGCCTCAGGTAGGCGAGGGATGGATTAATGGTGGATATTTTGTTATTGAGCCAGCTTTCCTTGACTTTATCGATGGTGATAAAACAGTTTTAGAGAGAGATCCTCTTGAGGCTGTTGCCCAAAATCGACAGTTAATGGCCTTTCCACATACGGGATTTTGGCAGTGCATGGATACCAAAAGAGATAGAGATTATCTGGAGGATTGTTGGGGGTCTGGAAAAGCCCAGTGGAAAATTTGGACTTGA
- the rfbG gene encoding CDP-glucose 4,6-dehydratase, with the protein MLNKYFSSSKVLITGHTGFKGSWLSLWLSSLGAKVYGYSVDVPTMPSHFSELDFGEQIVDHRGDISHFSYLNQFISDIKPDFIFHLAAQPLVKESYRDPRYTWLTNVMGSVNLLDSINSLKHSCSCIFITSDKVYDNKEWIWGYRESDQIGGADPYSASKGSAELAIQSYVRSILSPSGGIRVATARAGNVIGGGDWALDRIVPDCIRSWESGVPVEIRNPAATRPWQHVLEPLSGYLQLAAELHQDGGLHGQAFNFGPSSGQNKPVKDIVNKFTNSLAGFSWADISENYGGPHESGLLNLNCDKALNLLKWESVWNFDTTVDETASWYRNYRNKDVDILSFSLQQISKYISDAKERNVKWAL; encoded by the coding sequence ATGTTAAATAAATATTTTTCCTCTTCTAAGGTTTTAATTACTGGCCACACGGGTTTTAAGGGTTCGTGGCTCTCTTTATGGCTTAGCAGCCTTGGTGCAAAAGTTTATGGGTACTCCGTTGACGTTCCCACAATGCCCTCACATTTTTCAGAGCTTGATTTTGGCGAGCAAATCGTTGACCATAGGGGTGATATTTCTCATTTCTCATATTTAAATCAATTTATTTCGGATATAAAGCCAGATTTTATTTTTCATTTAGCAGCACAACCTTTGGTTAAAGAGTCCTATCGTGATCCCAGGTATACATGGCTAACCAATGTTATGGGTAGCGTTAATCTTTTGGACTCCATTAATAGCCTTAAACATTCGTGCAGTTGTATTTTTATAACCAGCGACAAGGTATACGATAATAAGGAGTGGATTTGGGGGTATAGGGAGAGCGACCAAATTGGCGGGGCCGACCCCTACAGCGCCTCTAAAGGAAGCGCAGAGTTGGCCATTCAATCTTACGTCAGATCAATTTTATCCCCATCAGGGGGAATAAGGGTTGCAACTGCGCGAGCAGGGAATGTTATTGGTGGGGGGGATTGGGCATTAGACCGTATTGTTCCAGACTGTATAAGATCTTGGGAATCAGGGGTTCCAGTAGAAATACGTAACCCAGCCGCAACAAGACCTTGGCAGCATGTTTTGGAGCCGCTATCTGGCTATTTGCAATTGGCTGCAGAATTACATCAAGACGGGGGCTTACATGGACAGGCATTTAATTTTGGGCCATCTTCCGGTCAAAATAAGCCAGTGAAAGACATTGTTAACAAATTTACCAATTCTCTAGCTGGATTTTCTTGGGCTGACATATCCGAAAATTATGGTGGACCGCATGAAAGCGGGCTCTTAAATTTAAATTGTGATAAAGCTTTAAATTTGCTGAAATGGGAATCAGTATGGAATTTTGATACCACAGTTGACGAAACGGCAAGCTGGTACAGAAATTATCGCAACAAAGACGTTGACATACTTAGCTTTAGCTTGCAGCAAATTTCAAAATATATTTCAGACGCTAAGGAGAGAAACGTTAAATGGGCTCTGTAG
- a CDS encoding WavE lipopolysaccharide synthesis family protein, which yields MISLRRILDLKDKIGFEYFLYLILAILQDNISRISWMVADSLRKYLGNGFFLLYASGIRISWIDDESPFEKFEPIGQEKLGIVVQGPISATTLTFLKKLNGVCIPIVFSTWRNSIDNGIFDSLENIHVIENEQPIDPGFLNLNRQIVSTFNGLLYLKDLGLTHVIKIRSDEIVLNKHFISHLNGLWNEFGYHKVISLNLPIYRPGHINDHFLAGPIDDLLRMFHISKKIKIIEYRSKWYNHLFKFFRIRDWPNIGSVETRLMYNLSGVDFLNYLPSDFLQYMVKNHIISDELTIGLCMPKRLITLVNHYPMHFEKNADYYNRTITEPYYRSLAHNTMTLNYDFINFAYENYRY from the coding sequence ATGATAAGTCTACGTAGAATTTTAGACCTGAAGGATAAGATTGGCTTTGAATATTTCTTATATTTGATACTGGCCATTCTGCAAGATAATATTAGCAGGATTTCTTGGATGGTTGCGGATAGTTTAAGAAAATATCTTGGCAATGGCTTTTTTTTATTATATGCCTCAGGTATCAGGATTTCTTGGATTGATGATGAATCTCCATTTGAAAAATTTGAACCCATTGGCCAAGAAAAATTGGGTATAGTAGTTCAGGGTCCAATTTCAGCTACAACATTAACTTTTCTTAAAAAATTAAATGGAGTTTGCATCCCAATTGTCTTTTCAACTTGGAGGAATTCTATAGATAATGGCATTTTTGATTCACTCGAAAATATTCACGTGATTGAAAATGAGCAGCCAATTGATCCTGGATTTTTAAATTTAAATAGACAAATTGTAAGTACTTTCAATGGTTTGTTATATCTGAAAGACTTAGGATTAACTCATGTAATAAAAATTCGTAGTGATGAAATTGTTTTAAATAAGCATTTCATTTCACATTTAAATGGACTTTGGAATGAATTTGGTTATCACAAGGTAATTTCCTTAAATTTGCCTATCTATAGACCTGGACATATTAACGATCATTTTCTGGCTGGCCCTATTGATGATTTATTGAGGATGTTTCATATTTCAAAAAAAATAAAAATTATAGAATACAGGTCAAAATGGTACAATCATTTATTCAAATTTTTCAGAATTAGAGATTGGCCAAATATTGGATCTGTTGAAACTCGATTAATGTACAATCTTTCGGGTGTTGATTTCTTGAATTATCTACCGAGTGATTTCCTTCAATATATGGTAAAAAATCATATTATTTCTGATGAATTGACGATTGGATTATGTATGCCAAAGCGCTTAATAACTTTAGTCAATCATTATCCAATGCACTTTGAGAAAAATGCAGACTACTACAATAGGACTATTACCGAGCCTTACTATAGAAGCTTGGCTCATAATACAATGACTCTCAATTATGATTTTATAAATTTTGCGTATGAAAATTACAGATATTAA
- a CDS encoding glycosyltransferase family 2 protein, which translates to MINIVIPMAGHGSRFSKAGYKDPKPLIPVNGRAMIELVIDNLRPSKEHRFIFICQSEHIRNYPLRSLLEEKAPGCKIIEVSQVTEGAACTVLLAKELINNADQLMIANCDQYIDVNIDEYIAVLDDASVDGLIMTMKAYDDKWSFIKLNERGEITLVVEKKVVSDEATVGIYNYQHGSGFVEAAENMIAKNLRVNTEFYVAPAYNEMIEGGGRIKYFNIGSLGQGMFGLGTPEDLAIFLRKFI; encoded by the coding sequence ATGATTAATATAGTAATACCCATGGCTGGTCACGGCAGTCGTTTTTCGAAAGCGGGGTATAAAGATCCTAAGCCATTGATTCCAGTTAATGGTAGAGCTATGATCGAGTTAGTGATTGATAACTTAAGGCCTTCCAAAGAACATCGTTTTATTTTTATTTGCCAATCTGAGCATATAAGAAATTACCCACTTAGATCGCTGTTAGAAGAAAAGGCGCCAGGATGTAAGATTATTGAGGTTAGCCAAGTTACGGAAGGCGCAGCTTGCACAGTGCTTTTGGCTAAAGAATTGATTAATAATGCAGATCAGCTCATGATTGCTAATTGCGACCAATATATTGATGTGAATATCGATGAATATATTGCGGTATTAGACGATGCCTCTGTTGATGGTTTAATCATGACAATGAAAGCTTATGATGATAAGTGGTCATTTATCAAACTAAACGAGAGAGGGGAAATTACTTTAGTTGTTGAAAAAAAAGTGGTGTCTGATGAGGCAACTGTTGGCATTTACAACTATCAGCATGGCTCAGGCTTCGTCGAGGCCGCTGAAAATATGATCGCAAAAAATCTAAGAGTGAACACTGAGTTCTATGTAGCACCGGCGTACAATGAGATGATTGAAGGTGGAGGGCGCATTAAATACTTCAATATCGGTAGTTTGGGTCAAGGTATGTTTGGTCTAGGAACCCCAGAAGATTTGGCAATCTTTTTAAGAAAGTTTATATGA
- a CDS encoding glycosyltransferase family 8 protein has translation MYYCVDNNLISQAIISIYSLRNNGYSGNVHVYSLHHLDDIYVDKLNLLGVETTILDKGIFSNYSLLVDEKISLTGYLRYYIPSIISDKYDFSLYLDSDTLIIDELALPPFGMHDYLIGGVPEFYNIKNLPLIKYFNNPLYLNSGVLLFNNSLWKRSNCFYNMFDWMSANKSLIVFHDQCGLNGFLYTYNCDVKVLPSNFNVYGWLYFSMLLKIHPFINPTIVHFNSFIGRPWNIVCLHPLQFKYRKIMMKLFNKYYFKFGSLSDLKGFILFLINYFRMLYVK, from the coding sequence ATTTATTATTGCGTTGATAATAATTTAATTTCTCAAGCAATTATTTCAATTTATAGCTTAAGAAATAATGGCTATAGTGGTAATGTGCACGTTTACTCATTACATCATCTTGATGATATATACGTTGATAAATTAAATCTCTTAGGGGTTGAAACTACAATTTTAGATAAAGGAATTTTTTCAAATTATTCTTTGTTAGTGGATGAAAAAATATCCTTAACAGGGTACCTAAGATATTACATCCCAAGCATAATTTCAGATAAATATGATTTTTCCTTATATTTAGATTCAGATACACTTATAATTGATGAATTAGCCTTACCTCCTTTTGGTATGCATGATTACCTTATTGGTGGCGTGCCTGAGTTTTATAATATTAAAAACTTGCCACTGATTAAATATTTCAATAATCCACTATATCTAAACAGTGGAGTACTATTATTTAATAATAGCCTATGGAAAAGATCAAACTGTTTTTATAATATGTTCGATTGGATGAGTGCTAATAAATCACTCATAGTCTTTCATGACCAGTGCGGCTTGAATGGCTTCTTATACACTTACAATTGTGATGTCAAAGTTCTGCCATCAAATTTTAACGTCTATGGATGGCTATACTTCAGCATGCTTTTGAAAATTCACCCTTTTATTAATCCTACGATTGTTCACTTTAATTCTTTTATTGGCCGTCCATGGAATATTGTTTGTCTGCACCCTCTTCAATTTAAATATAGAAAAATCATGATGAAATTATTTAATAAATATTATTTCAAATTTGGTTCTTTATCTGATTTAAAAGGCTTTATATTATTTTTAATTAATTATTTTAGAATGCTGTATGTTAAATAA
- a CDS encoding class I SAM-dependent DNA methyltransferase, translated as MQVSKDDVKRENIKAHDYWAQYHDNLVSYSRFGANKKYYERLLTNAINKYSDIKPKKVLELAVGTCIFHDYIKKNFDQFTGIDISQEMINRCLEKKEGYGLKNFNFECVDFDEFMEKNNKKYDLIFSFSFIHHLFDISKFKDKILDKLTPGGIYIALHEPNPHYRASLFQSIDSFFYKRMCQINSAFRVLAGGSRNKILPPNFNDEIVDYQLINADYFHNFILSSKHETYKYYDFILFNRFFPKNYSFIVIKNENNCS; from the coding sequence ATGCAAGTATCGAAAGATGATGTTAAGAGAGAGAATATTAAAGCCCATGATTACTGGGCTCAGTACCATGACAATTTGGTCTCTTATAGTAGATTTGGTGCGAACAAAAAATACTATGAGAGATTGCTTACTAATGCTATAAATAAATATTCAGATATTAAGCCCAAAAAAGTTTTGGAATTGGCAGTGGGCACCTGCATCTTTCATGATTACATTAAAAAGAATTTTGATCAGTTTACTGGAATAGATATTTCCCAGGAAATGATCAATAGATGTTTGGAAAAGAAAGAAGGGTATGGGCTAAAAAATTTCAATTTTGAATGTGTTGATTTTGATGAATTTATGGAAAAGAATAATAAGAAATATGATTTAATTTTTTCTTTTTCATTTATTCATCATTTATTCGATATATCTAAATTTAAAGATAAAATTTTAGATAAGTTAACGCCAGGCGGTATATACATTGCGCTGCATGAGCCAAATCCGCATTACAGGGCAAGCCTATTTCAGAGTATTGATTCCTTCTTCTACAAAAGAATGTGCCAGATAAATTCTGCATTTAGGGTGTTGGCAGGGGGAAGTCGCAACAAGATCTTACCACCAAACTTTAATGATGAAATAGTGGACTATCAGCTTATAAATGCGGATTATTTCCATAATTTTATATTATCAAGTAAGCATGAAACATATAAATATTATGATTTTATTCTTTTTAACAGATTCTTTCCAAAAAATTATTCATTTATCGTTATAAAAAATGAAAATAATTGCTCATAG
- a CDS encoding HAD family hydrolase, whose translation MLIKHISFDLDGTLIDSEGLMEYSWNRATNQLGINCEFKEYKKYVGLPFGKIADKLGLSKVYEELSNLYFKSNSENINLIKINPNALDLLEYLEEKKIDYSLITSKPRKNTIEIIEYFKLPINVIICGDDVKRGKPYSDSFELLASASNLNSNETLYIGDMLSDLLFSINSKIKYVHYAGGIENFFNEYLVADYLTIQSLSDVKGIIENSSSFDTNA comes from the coding sequence ATGTTAATTAAACATATTAGTTTTGATTTGGATGGCACATTAATTGATTCAGAGGGGTTGATGGAGTACAGCTGGAATAGGGCAACCAATCAGCTGGGAATTAATTGTGAGTTTAAAGAATATAAAAAATACGTAGGACTACCATTTGGCAAGATAGCAGATAAACTAGGCTTGAGTAAAGTATACGAAGAATTATCCAACCTTTATTTCAAATCCAATTCAGAAAATATAAATCTGATAAAAATTAACCCTAATGCCTTAGATCTTTTAGAATATTTAGAAGAGAAAAAAATAGATTATTCTTTAATAACATCTAAGCCTAGAAAAAATACGATTGAAATTATTGAATATTTTAAACTTCCAATTAATGTTATTATTTGTGGTGATGATGTAAAGCGAGGAAAACCATACAGTGATAGCTTTGAACTTTTGGCGAGTGCCTCCAATTTAAATAGTAATGAAACTCTGTACATTGGAGATATGCTTTCGGATTTATTATTTTCTATAAATAGTAAAATTAAATACGTTCATTATGCAGGCGGAATTGAAAATTTTTTTAATGAATATTTGGTGGCTGATTATTTGACAATTCAAAGTTTAAGTGACGTAAAGGGAATCATTGAAAATAGTTCATCATTTGATACCAATGCCTAA
- a CDS encoding 3-deoxy-manno-octulosonate cytidylyltransferase, with protein MTGVIGLIPARLESSRLPNKPLLPILEMPMVIHVAMRARMSKKLDEVIVCTDSIEIARVCFEHHIKCCLTGAFHANGTERIAEAAKILRLTEGDVIVDIQGDEPLIRPESIDLLVDKFQKNNYEIMLPYLRFGDVGNKNIVKISESKGKILYMSRSDIPYPFTTSTFLKKHLSIIAFTYKALEKYSKLPKGDLEKIESIELLRGLEAGMSIGTFEVENETFSVDIKDDYERAIRAMRNDDLYRQYAIAYVN; from the coding sequence ATGACCGGGGTGATTGGATTAATCCCAGCTAGATTGGAAAGCAGTAGATTGCCAAATAAGCCATTGTTACCAATTCTTGAGATGCCCATGGTTATCCATGTGGCAATGAGGGCAAGAATGTCAAAAAAACTTGATGAAGTAATTGTTTGTACGGACTCCATTGAGATAGCTAGGGTATGTTTTGAGCATCATATTAAATGTTGTTTAACTGGCGCATTTCATGCCAACGGTACTGAGAGAATTGCTGAAGCGGCAAAGATACTTAGGCTGACTGAGGGCGATGTAATAGTAGATATTCAAGGAGATGAACCGTTAATTAGGCCGGAATCAATTGATTTATTGGTAGACAAGTTTCAAAAAAATAATTATGAAATTATGCTGCCTTATTTAAGATTTGGCGATGTGGGGAATAAAAATATAGTAAAAATATCTGAGTCAAAGGGAAAAATTTTATATATGAGTCGCTCAGATATTCCATACCCGTTTACAACAAGCACTTTTTTAAAGAAGCATTTGAGCATTATCGCTTTTACCTATAAAGCGCTTGAGAAGTATTCAAAATTACCCAAGGGAGATTTAGAGAAAATTGAAAGCATCGAGTTGCTAAGAGGATTGGAGGCTGGTATGTCAATTGGCACATTTGAGGTTGAGAATGAAACCTTTTCAGTTGACATCAAGGACGATTATGAGAGGGCTATCAGAGCTATGAGAAATGATGATTTATATAGACAATATGCGATAGCCTATGTTAATTAA
- a CDS encoding glycosyltransferase family 2 protein, producing the protein MNLVIPIASNSKFFSIEEYGYPKPLIEIMGKPMIQHVVENLTHDTLFEKIIFIVRQDECDKYHLDNTLTLLSPIKPQLIKLRADTEGALCSVLLAVEHMNDAELLVIANADQIFDGGISEWLKKFTSSNLDAACLTFSSVHPRWSYVRVDHQSRVVETAEKRPISKHAVAGLYMYKKGSDFVRYGMDSIKHGSSVDGKYFISPVFNEFVLANKKVGHFEISNERYHTFYSPQKIEEFESQCGRGV; encoded by the coding sequence ATGAACCTAGTCATTCCAATTGCCTCTAACTCTAAATTCTTTAGTATTGAAGAATATGGTTACCCAAAGCCATTGATTGAAATTATGGGTAAGCCCATGATCCAGCATGTAGTTGAAAACCTAACTCACGACACGCTATTTGAGAAAATCATCTTCATTGTTAGGCAAGATGAATGCGACAAATATCATTTGGATAATACGCTCACTTTATTGAGCCCAATTAAGCCACAGCTTATTAAGTTGCGCGCAGATACAGAAGGCGCCTTGTGTAGCGTTCTATTGGCTGTTGAGCATATGAATGATGCCGAGCTACTTGTAATTGCTAATGCTGATCAGATATTTGATGGTGGTATTTCGGAGTGGCTGAAAAAATTTACAAGTAGCAATCTAGATGCAGCATGTTTGACATTTAGTTCAGTTCACCCTCGTTGGTCATATGTTCGTGTAGATCACCAGAGTCGGGTAGTTGAGACTGCTGAGAAACGGCCAATTAGCAAACATGCAGTTGCTGGACTTTATATGTATAAAAAAGGTTCAGACTTCGTGAGGTATGGTATGGACTCTATTAAGCATGGGTCTAGTGTCGATGGTAAATACTTTATATCCCCAGTCTTTAATGAATTTGTGTTGGCAAATAAAAAAGTAGGTCATTTTGAAATATCTAATGAGAGGTACCATACTTTCTATAGTCCACAAAAGATTGAAGAGTTTGAATCTCAATGTGGTCGAGGTGTCTAG